One stretch of Eggerthella lenta DSM 2243 DNA includes these proteins:
- a CDS encoding arsenate reductase family protein, whose translation MNIQVFGTKKSFDTKKAQRYFKERRVKFQFIDLKEKGMSKGELESVARAVGGIDVLVDPKAKDADTVSLLAYLSPDQKFDKLLENQHVLAEPVVRNGKQATVGYAPDVWKTWE comes from the coding sequence ATGAATATCCAGGTGTTCGGAACGAAGAAGAGCTTCGACACGAAGAAGGCGCAGCGTTACTTCAAAGAGCGGCGCGTGAAGTTCCAGTTCATCGACCTGAAGGAGAAGGGTATGAGCAAGGGCGAGCTGGAGTCGGTCGCCCGCGCGGTCGGCGGCATCGATGTGCTAGTCGATCCGAAGGCGAAGGATGCCGACACGGTGTCGCTGCTCGCGTACCTGTCGCCCGATCAGAAGTTCGACAAGCTGCTGGAGAACCAGCACGTGCTGGCCGAGCCCGTGGTGCGCAACGGCAAGCAGGCCACGGTCGGCTACGCTCCCGACGTGTGGAAGACGTGGGAGTGA
- a CDS encoding fructose-bisphosphatase class III: protein MDATDMRYLELLSRLFPSADKASAEIINLSAILNLPKGTEFFASDIHGEYEAFSHTLRNGSGSIRLKIDDVFGDSLSENEKRSLATLIYYPREKMELVLSQVDDAEAWYAVTLQRLVAVCKRAAQKYTRSRVRKALPKDFAYIIEELMTENRHGVDKQAYYAAIVDAVIRTDRGGALVEALCLLIQRLAIERLHIVGDIYDRGPYPHIIMDALMEHHSLDIQWGNHDIVWMGASLGQRGCIAHVVRNCARYGNLSILEDAYGINILPLASFALEAYKDDPCVAFGLKGNPDLPPQELEMNVKIQKAMAIIQFKVEAQLIDENPGFGLEDRKLLDKIDYENGTVMLDGVAYELTDTVFPTVDPADPYRLTPEEEEVMQRLEQAFTGCEKLQRHMRFFLDAGSLYKVCNGNLLFHACVPLNADGSLMETEVFGETYKGRALYDVMERYVRAAFDDADPELAKRGRDLLWYMWLGEGSPLFAKSKMATFELYLIAEKEARKEVKNPFYSYLDDEHVMGGIFEDFGMDPETSRIVCGHVPVKVKDGEDPVKCGGRVLTIDGGFSKAYQPTTGIAGYTLISNSYGFVLAAHEPLESMRAAVVNELDIHSSRKVVELVDKRTLVADTDNGAVLKQQIADLEELLEAYRCGAISEKE, encoded by the coding sequence GTGGACGCGACCGATATGCGGTATCTGGAACTTCTATCCCGGCTGTTTCCCTCTGCGGACAAGGCTTCGGCGGAGATCATCAACCTCAGCGCCATTTTGAATCTGCCGAAAGGGACCGAGTTCTTCGCCTCCGACATCCACGGCGAGTACGAGGCGTTCTCCCACACCCTGAGGAACGGCTCGGGCTCCATCCGGCTCAAGATCGACGACGTGTTCGGCGATTCGCTGAGCGAGAACGAGAAGCGTTCGCTGGCCACGCTCATCTACTATCCGCGCGAGAAGATGGAGCTCGTGCTGTCGCAGGTGGACGATGCCGAAGCGTGGTACGCCGTCACGCTGCAGCGCCTCGTCGCCGTGTGCAAGCGCGCCGCGCAGAAGTACACGCGCTCGCGCGTCCGCAAGGCGCTGCCGAAGGATTTCGCCTACATCATCGAGGAGCTGATGACGGAGAACCGCCACGGCGTTGACAAGCAGGCCTACTACGCCGCCATCGTGGACGCCGTCATCCGAACCGATCGCGGCGGCGCGCTCGTCGAGGCGCTGTGCCTGCTCATCCAGCGCTTGGCTATCGAGCGCCTGCACATCGTCGGCGACATCTACGACCGCGGGCCGTATCCGCACATCATCATGGACGCGCTCATGGAGCACCACTCCCTCGACATCCAGTGGGGCAACCACGACATCGTGTGGATGGGCGCCTCGCTAGGCCAGCGCGGCTGCATCGCGCACGTCGTGCGCAACTGCGCGCGCTACGGCAATCTGTCCATCCTGGAGGACGCCTACGGCATCAACATCCTGCCCTTGGCCTCGTTCGCGCTCGAGGCGTACAAGGACGACCCGTGCGTCGCCTTCGGCCTCAAGGGCAACCCGGACCTCCCGCCGCAGGAGCTGGAGATGAACGTCAAGATCCAGAAGGCCATGGCCATCATCCAGTTCAAGGTGGAGGCGCAGCTCATCGACGAGAACCCCGGCTTCGGCCTGGAGGATCGCAAGCTGCTCGACAAGATCGACTACGAGAACGGCACGGTGATGCTGGACGGCGTCGCCTACGAGCTGACCGACACGGTGTTCCCCACGGTGGATCCGGCCGACCCTTACCGGCTGACGCCCGAGGAGGAAGAGGTCATGCAGCGCCTCGAGCAGGCGTTCACGGGCTGCGAGAAGCTGCAGCGCCACATGCGCTTCTTCCTGGACGCGGGCAGCCTGTACAAGGTTTGCAACGGCAACCTGCTGTTCCACGCATGCGTGCCGCTGAACGCCGACGGCTCCCTCATGGAGACGGAGGTGTTCGGCGAGACGTACAAGGGCCGTGCGCTGTACGACGTCATGGAGCGCTACGTGCGCGCGGCGTTCGACGACGCCGACCCGGAGCTCGCCAAGCGCGGGCGCGACCTTTTGTGGTATATGTGGCTAGGCGAGGGATCGCCCCTGTTCGCCAAGAGCAAGATGGCCACGTTCGAGCTGTACCTGATCGCCGAGAAGGAGGCGCGCAAGGAGGTCAAGAACCCGTTCTACTCCTATCTCGACGACGAGCACGTGATGGGCGGCATCTTCGAGGACTTCGGCATGGATCCCGAGACGTCGCGCATCGTGTGCGGGCACGTGCCGGTGAAGGTGAAGGACGGCGAGGATCCGGTGAAGTGCGGCGGCCGCGTGCTCACCATCGACGGCGGCTTCTCGAAGGCCTACCAGCCCACCACCGGCATCGCCGGCTACACGCTGATCTCGAACTCCTACGGCTTCGTGCTGGCGGCTCACGAGCCGCTCGAGTCGATGCGCGCCGCCGTGGTGAACGAGCTGGACATCCATTCGTCGCGCAAGGTGGTCGAGCTGGTGGACAAGCGCACGCTGGTGGCCGACACCGACAACGGCGCGGTGCTCAAGCAGCAGATAGCGGACTTGGAAGAGCTGCTGGAAGCCTACCGGTGCGGCGCGATTTCCGAGAAGGAATAG
- a CDS encoding aldose 1-epimerase family protein, which translates to MRKLPTCVLENDALSVRVSPVGAELQSVVCGGVERMWSGDPAVWGRRAPLLFPLIGRLRDGWYANGGRRVDAPMHGFCRDRLFSAEQVSDVRVRFETASDERTRAVYPFDFRLTVDFTLEGSSIVKSHTVENQGDVPLPFELGGHEAYATRLLPGERMSDYFVRFEGVDVLEMFGMDEAGILTLPKVEVPLEDGRLTKTPEQLGIDTVVLENVPGSVATLASVAHGYEVTVEFSDFPYLGIWTKAGQDDARYLCIEPWSALPDARFSPRELSEKPGVRTLAPGERAVLEYRMTFR; encoded by the coding sequence ATGAGGAAGTTGCCGACATGCGTGCTGGAGAACGATGCGCTGTCCGTGCGCGTTTCGCCCGTGGGCGCGGAGCTGCAGAGCGTCGTGTGCGGCGGCGTCGAGCGCATGTGGTCGGGCGACCCTGCGGTGTGGGGTCGTCGGGCTCCGTTGCTGTTCCCGCTGATCGGGCGCTTGCGCGACGGTTGGTACGCGAACGGGGGCCGACGGGTGGATGCGCCGATGCACGGTTTCTGCCGCGACCGCTTGTTTTCCGCCGAGCAGGTTTCGGATGTGCGCGTCCGTTTCGAGACGGCTTCCGACGAGCGGACCCGGGCCGTCTATCCCTTCGATTTCCGATTGACCGTCGACTTCACGCTCGAGGGTTCCTCGATCGTGAAGTCGCACACCGTTGAGAACCAGGGCGACGTCCCCCTGCCGTTCGAGCTGGGAGGCCACGAGGCGTATGCGACGCGCTTGTTGCCGGGGGAGCGCATGTCCGACTATTTCGTGCGCTTCGAAGGCGTCGATGTGCTCGAGATGTTCGGGATGGACGAGGCTGGGATACTGACGCTGCCGAAGGTCGAGGTGCCGCTGGAAGACGGCCGCTTGACCAAGACGCCCGAGCAGCTGGGTATCGACACCGTCGTGCTGGAGAACGTTCCTGGCAGCGTCGCGACGCTGGCTAGTGTCGCGCACGGCTACGAGGTGACGGTGGAGTTTTCCGATTTTCCCTATCTGGGCATTTGGACGAAGGCCGGCCAGGACGATGCCCGATACCTGTGCATAGAGCCCTGGTCCGCGCTGCCCGACGCACGCTTCTCCCCACGTGAGCTGTCCGAGAAGCCCGGCGTGCGCACGCTTGCGCCCGGGGAGCGTGCCGTGCTGGAATACCGGATGACGTTTCGCTAG
- a CDS encoding DNA-3-methyladenine glycosylase I, whose product MDEKRRCSWAGDVPVYVDYHDNEWGRPTHDDRMLFELLVLEGAQAGLSWLTILKKREAYREAFDGFDPAKVALYDEAKVEELMANEGIVRNRLKINAAVTNAKLFLDVAREFGSFNAFIWGYVDGEPIVNRWKTQADVPATTPLSDRISKDLKKRGFKFVGSTIVYAYLQSIGIVNDHVVDCYAYRELTS is encoded by the coding sequence ATGGACGAGAAGCGCAGGTGCTCGTGGGCGGGCGACGTACCCGTGTACGTCGACTACCACGATAACGAGTGGGGAAGGCCCACCCATGACGATCGCATGCTGTTCGAGCTGTTGGTTTTGGAGGGCGCGCAGGCGGGCCTCTCGTGGCTGACTATCCTGAAGAAGCGCGAGGCGTACCGCGAAGCGTTCGACGGCTTCGACCCTGCCAAGGTGGCGCTCTACGACGAGGCCAAGGTTGAAGAGCTCATGGCTAACGAGGGGATCGTGCGCAACCGCCTTAAGATCAACGCGGCCGTAACCAACGCGAAGCTGTTTCTGGACGTGGCCCGCGAGTTCGGAAGCTTCAATGCGTTCATCTGGGGCTATGTGGATGGCGAACCCATCGTGAACCGCTGGAAAACCCAGGCCGACGTGCCGGCGACCACGCCGCTTTCCGACCGCATCAGCAAGGATCTCAAGAAGCGCGGCTTCAAGTTCGTCGGCTCCACCATCGTGTATGCCTACCTGCAATCCATCGGCATCGTGAACGACCACGTGGTCGATTGCTATGCGTACCGGGAGCTTACGTCGTAA
- a CDS encoding SulP family inorganic anion transporter, with translation MQRDKIKPILFSIIKHTDSEELKRQLPKDVVSGVMVAVVALPLSIALAIASGVSPEQGLYTAIVAGFLIAFLGGSRVQISGPTAAFATIVAGIVATDGMDGLVAATVIAGVLLMLMGFFKLGSLIRFVPYTITTGFTAGIAVTLVIGQVKDFLGLAFPAGAPTVETMDKLQAVAQSIGTANWQAFVVGAVCLAILFAWPKVSERIPGSLVALIVGIALVSGFGMQVSTIGDLYAISSDLPEFRIPQLNVDLLADQLPNGITIAILAAIESLLSCVVADSMISSHHRSNMELVAQGVGNIGSVLFGGIPATGAIARTAANVKNGGRTPVAGMTHALVLLIVLVFFMPYAALIPMPTIAAILLHVAYNMSGWRNFAHLCKTASRGAVATLLLTFALTVVFDLVVAIAVGMLITVVLFMKMVSEETEVRGWKYYCDEDSEVTHLRELPESVRVYEINGPMFFGMTDRISDISVKSFTKYLIIRMRGVPSLDSTGMNALENLYGYCRENGVSLIFSHANEQPMKTMRRAGFVDMVGEDHFRSNIDDAIAYARKLLDEEGETASA, from the coding sequence TTGCAACGCGACAAGATCAAACCGATACTTTTCAGCATCATCAAGCACACCGACAGCGAAGAGCTCAAACGACAGCTTCCCAAAGACGTTGTTTCGGGCGTCATGGTGGCCGTGGTGGCGCTGCCTCTTTCCATCGCGCTGGCCATCGCTTCGGGCGTGAGCCCTGAGCAAGGCCTTTACACGGCCATCGTCGCCGGGTTCCTCATCGCGTTCCTCGGCGGCAGCCGCGTGCAAATCTCGGGCCCCACGGCGGCGTTCGCCACCATCGTTGCAGGCATCGTGGCAACCGACGGCATGGACGGCCTCGTCGCAGCCACCGTCATCGCCGGCGTGCTGCTCATGCTGATGGGCTTCTTCAAGCTGGGATCGCTCATCCGGTTCGTTCCCTACACCATCACCACGGGCTTTACGGCAGGCATCGCCGTGACCCTCGTCATCGGCCAAGTCAAAGACTTCCTCGGCCTCGCCTTCCCCGCCGGCGCGCCCACGGTCGAGACTATGGACAAGCTGCAGGCCGTCGCCCAAAGCATCGGAACGGCCAACTGGCAAGCGTTCGTCGTGGGAGCGGTCTGCCTCGCCATCCTGTTCGCCTGGCCTAAGGTCAGCGAACGCATCCCCGGATCCCTTGTCGCGCTCATCGTGGGAATCGCCCTGGTCAGCGGCTTCGGCATGCAGGTGAGCACCATCGGTGACCTGTACGCCATCAGCAGCGACCTGCCCGAATTCCGCATTCCCCAACTCAACGTCGACCTGCTGGCCGACCAGCTTCCCAACGGCATCACCATCGCCATCCTGGCCGCGATCGAATCGCTCCTGTCCTGCGTCGTCGCCGACAGCATGATCAGCTCGCACCACCGCAGCAACATGGAGCTGGTTGCGCAGGGCGTGGGCAACATCGGCTCGGTACTATTCGGCGGAATCCCCGCAACCGGCGCCATCGCGCGCACCGCCGCGAACGTGAAGAACGGAGGCAGAACGCCCGTCGCCGGCATGACCCATGCGCTCGTGCTGCTGATCGTCCTCGTGTTCTTCATGCCCTACGCGGCTCTCATCCCCATGCCGACCATCGCGGCCATCTTGCTGCACGTCGCCTACAACATGTCGGGATGGCGCAATTTCGCACACTTGTGCAAGACGGCCTCCCGAGGAGCGGTGGCCACGCTGCTGCTCACCTTCGCGCTGACCGTCGTGTTCGACCTGGTGGTGGCGATTGCCGTGGGCATGTTGATCACGGTCGTCCTGTTCATGAAGATGGTGAGCGAGGAGACCGAGGTTCGCGGCTGGAAATACTACTGCGACGAGGATTCCGAGGTCACGCACCTGCGCGAACTCCCTGAAAGCGTGCGCGTGTACGAGATCAACGGACCCATGTTCTTCGGCATGACCGACCGCATATCCGACATATCGGTGAAATCCTTCACGAAGTACCTGATCATCCGCATGCGAGGCGTGCCATCGCTCGATTCGACGGGCATGAACGCGCTGGAGAACCTCTACGGGTACTGCCGCGAGAACGGCGTCAGCCTCATCTTCTCGCACGCCAACGAGCAGCCGATGAAAACCATGCGCCGCGCTGGTTTCGTGGACATGGTGGGAGAAGACCATTTCCGCAGCAATATCGACGATGCAATCGCTTACGCGCGCAAGCTGCTGGACGAAGAGGGGGAAACGGCATCGGCCTAG
- a CDS encoding nitroreductase family protein, with protein MSGNAVIESLETRRAVRSYADRPVEREKLEAILEAATYAPTGMGAQSPVIVLVESKETRDKVAALNAGAMGRDTDPFYGAPAVAIVFGHKDVVPTWFEDACLVAGNLLNAAHAVGVDSCFIYRAKEVFETDEGRALLKEWGLDGDYVGVANCILGYGDGPAPEPKPRKDGYVRIV; from the coding sequence ATGTCGGGAAACGCGGTCATCGAAAGCCTGGAAACTCGGCGCGCGGTGAGGAGTTATGCAGATAGGCCCGTGGAGCGCGAGAAGCTCGAGGCGATCTTGGAGGCTGCAACCTATGCGCCTACGGGAATGGGGGCTCAGTCGCCTGTGATCGTGCTGGTGGAGAGCAAGGAGACCAGGGACAAGGTAGCCGCCCTCAACGCGGGGGCGATGGGGCGCGACACCGATCCCTTCTACGGGGCTCCTGCGGTCGCGATCGTGTTCGGCCACAAGGACGTTGTGCCTACCTGGTTCGAAGACGCTTGTCTTGTGGCGGGCAACCTTCTGAACGCGGCGCATGCCGTCGGAGTCGATTCGTGCTTCATCTATCGTGCCAAGGAGGTCTTCGAGACCGACGAGGGTCGGGCGCTTTTGAAGGAGTGGGGCCTCGACGGTGATTACGTGGGCGTCGCCAACTGTATTCTGGGCTACGGCGACGGCCCTGCACCCGAGCCGAAACCCCGGAAAGACGGGTACGTGAGAATCGTTTAG
- a CDS encoding HXXEE domain-containing protein has protein sequence MTCYLLWNWAAFDLPQKLACMLAVAVPLHVFEENTFPGGFFYMNNMGFGSKEPMVYPQNRCTNMITNLGAEIVIIAVALNAATIEPVVMSLVVFFALGETVNHTRSGILMYRKFKDRGKRTVYGPGLVTSWCVLVPMAAVALRWLVDCGATVWEVVGGIGIFLGIAVFLILVPFAFSIRIMSREYAFRDRGYFEKYVDGSR, from the coding sequence ATGACCTGTTATCTGCTGTGGAATTGGGCAGCGTTCGATCTTCCGCAGAAACTCGCCTGCATGCTGGCCGTTGCGGTTCCCTTGCATGTCTTCGAGGAGAACACGTTCCCCGGAGGTTTCTTCTACATGAACAACATGGGCTTCGGTTCGAAAGAACCCATGGTCTATCCTCAGAACCGCTGCACCAACATGATCACGAACCTAGGAGCCGAGATCGTCATAATCGCCGTTGCGCTCAACGCTGCGACGATCGAACCGGTTGTCATGAGCCTGGTGGTCTTCTTCGCGCTGGGGGAGACCGTGAATCACACGCGTAGCGGCATCCTCATGTACCGCAAGTTCAAAGACCGGGGAAAGCGAACCGTCTACGGTCCCGGCCTCGTCACGTCTTGGTGCGTGCTCGTCCCGATGGCTGCCGTGGCGCTCAGATGGCTCGTCGACTGCGGGGCGACCGTGTGGGAGGTAGTCGGCGGCATAGGGATATTCCTGGGGATCGCCGTATTCCTCATCCTCGTTCCGTTCGCGTTCTCTATTCGCATCATGAGCAGGGAATACGCCTTCCGCGACAGGGGCTACTTCGAGAAGTACGTTGACGGCTCGCGTTGA
- a CDS encoding type II toxin-antitoxin system RelB/DinJ family antitoxin, which yields MATAAKPTTIRVDENLKARANEILGSVGLSYNTYVVMATHQLVNQCRIPFEIVPAGGVPNEETRRALVAAEAKELGLIPDDAPAFDDIDGLVAFLEKE from the coding sequence ATGGCCACTGCAGCTAAACCGACAACGATCCGCGTCGATGAGAATCTTAAGGCCCGGGCGAACGAGATCCTCGGATCTGTCGGGTTGAGCTACAACACCTATGTTGTCATGGCGACGCACCAGCTGGTGAACCAGTGCAGGATCCCTTTCGAGATCGTTCCGGCGGGCGGGGTCCCGAACGAGGAGACCCGCCGCGCCCTGGTCGCCGCGGAGGCGAAGGAGCTCGGCCTCATCCCCGACGACGCGCCTGCCTTTGACGATATCGACGGACTCGTGGCGTTCCTCGAGAAGGAGTAG
- a CDS encoding type II toxin-antitoxin system YafQ family toxin, which translates to MYEIKVESAFKADYARVMKRHPRLRGEFKEAVSELMRTGAVPDEYGPHELSNPGENYNGHIDFHLSDGVVDVVVL; encoded by the coding sequence GTGTACGAGATCAAGGTCGAGTCGGCCTTCAAGGCGGACTACGCTCGCGTCATGAAACGGCACCCCCGCTTGAGGGGCGAATTCAAGGAGGCGGTCTCGGAGCTCATGAGGACCGGCGCGGTGCCGGACGAGTACGGCCCGCACGAGCTCAGCAATCCTGGCGAGAACTACAACGGGCACATAGACTTTCACCTCTCGGACGGCGTGGTCGATGTCGTGGTGCTCTAA
- a CDS encoding SHOCT domain-containing protein, producing the protein MLTNMAFVHISRGLFGNYKDTVRYPFDSVSQIVVGEASNGEKQLEVYHPGGQDDFAFQSGNKRVMKVWELAINDQMSDSGSSYDSAYYSDLPDLAEKEKDNEQTERVDENGVDASFVGNVAKSVLSSGDLSMNGVMRGVKRTAKKQAFSKAATGIIGGLGVGGGDLLSGSDMRASMGFQQRMEQAKMERRVLNDIQGEPEEPDSSTSSMTKGTMFMQEQLELLKKLKELLDMGALTQEEFDKKKRQIMEM; encoded by the coding sequence GTGCTCACGAACATGGCGTTCGTGCATATCAGTCGTGGCCTGTTCGGAAACTACAAGGACACGGTGCGCTACCCCTTCGACTCGGTAAGCCAGATTGTGGTTGGCGAGGCTTCGAACGGAGAAAAGCAGCTTGAGGTTTATCACCCTGGCGGCCAAGACGACTTCGCTTTCCAGTCGGGGAACAAACGAGTGATGAAGGTCTGGGAGCTCGCGATAAACGACCAGATGTCAGACAGTGGTAGCAGCTATGACTCCGCCTACTACAGCGATCTCCCTGATCTGGCGGAAAAGGAAAAGGATAACGAACAGACGGAGCGCGTTGACGAGAACGGCGTGGACGCATCGTTCGTTGGCAATGTAGCGAAAAGCGTGCTATCGTCCGGAGACCTTTCTATGAACGGGGTGATGCGCGGAGTAAAGCGAACCGCGAAAAAGCAAGCATTCTCCAAGGCGGCAACTGGAATAATTGGGGGTCTTGGAGTAGGTGGAGGCGATTTGCTAAGCGGTTCGGATATGCGCGCTTCGATGGGGTTCCAACAGCGTATGGAGCAAGCAAAGATGGAACGTAGGGTGCTCAATGATATTCAAGGAGAGCCTGAAGAGCCCGATAGCTCTACATCGAGCATGACCAAAGGAACGATGTTCATGCAAGAGCAATTGGAGTTGCTGAAGAAGTTAAAGGAACTGCTTGACATGGGCGCACTTACCCAAGAGGAATTTGATAAAAAGAAGCGGCAAATCATGGAAATGTAA
- a CDS encoding helix-turn-helix domain-containing protein, whose protein sequence is MYDRETMFSHAAQAAAETFAASLEPIGLVLADGWNGEGALFEGDGCRCEGWYWAWEARRFFSVVCCDFTLKEPLPFCFDSGGYFAVRRERHGLMPQSSVSAFLEAKPKTSSILLPKEARFSYTEIEYYDEYCQSVFGERIDKALKPLATSLKGLRNQASWDPEIAEMLGEITPREIPGPEASLLYSGIANLVMARLLRMGESLCEGVAEQDRLSIARAVSYIENNLGGAIRQKDLLEAANMGSTKFKKTFKQVTGLTVTEFVSSERIELAKRLLTDHDMSIDEVAHRCGYARATSFSALFAKSVGMPPRKWRSIAKVAFDDDPESKLLGVLASGRSCVSEAESHS, encoded by the coding sequence ATGTACGACAGGGAAACGATGTTCTCCCACGCCGCCCAAGCCGCGGCGGAGACCTTTGCGGCCTCGCTTGAGCCAATCGGCCTCGTCTTGGCGGACGGTTGGAACGGCGAGGGAGCCCTCTTCGAAGGCGACGGATGCCGATGCGAGGGGTGGTACTGGGCGTGGGAGGCGCGGCGGTTCTTCTCCGTCGTCTGCTGCGATTTCACTTTGAAAGAACCCCTGCCCTTCTGTTTCGATTCTGGCGGTTATTTCGCCGTCCGCCGCGAAAGACATGGCCTCATGCCGCAATCAAGCGTTTCCGCCTTTCTGGAAGCAAAGCCCAAGACAAGCTCGATCCTGCTTCCAAAAGAAGCGAGATTCTCTTACACGGAGATCGAGTACTACGACGAATACTGTCAAAGCGTCTTCGGGGAAAGAATCGACAAGGCGCTAAAACCGCTAGCGACCAGCCTGAAGGGTCTTAGGAACCAGGCTTCCTGGGATCCGGAAATAGCGGAGATGCTCGGCGAGATAACTCCAAGGGAGATCCCGGGGCCGGAAGCGAGCCTCCTGTATTCCGGAATCGCGAACTTGGTGATGGCAAGGCTGCTCAGGATGGGAGAGAGCCTGTGCGAGGGAGTGGCCGAGCAGGACCGCCTTTCGATCGCGAGAGCCGTATCGTACATCGAGAACAACCTAGGCGGTGCGATCAGGCAGAAGGATCTGCTCGAGGCCGCGAACATGGGGTCAACCAAATTCAAGAAGACATTCAAGCAGGTGACGGGATTGACAGTGACCGAGTTCGTCTCCTCGGAAAGAATCGAGCTGGCGAAAAGACTGCTCACCGACCATGATATGAGCATAGACGAGGTAGCGCATCGTTGCGGGTATGCACGAGCAACAAGCTTTTCCGCCCTCTTCGCGAAATCGGTCGGCATGCCCCCACGCAAGTGGAGATCGATCGCGAAGGTCGCTTTCGATGACGACCCGGAATCGAAATTACTGGGTGTTCTCGCAAGCGGGCGCTCCTGCGTCAGCGAGGCGGAATCTCATTCTTAG
- a CDS encoding energy-coupling factor transporter transmembrane component T has translation MLVVLIATGAIVKDYVLGSVLFAVVVLLSFAIGRGRMAASFSFAYLFLMGIFWVTTMLPPNAAGALGSFALACRTCMPICLFAAVFATTTKIGDLTAALYGMRLPKTVVVPLVIAVRFFPTLKEESSAVADAMRVRGLALSLKNLVSKPALMFESAVVPVMLRCAKIADELAAAAVARGIDRPGRKTSYNAPRFGRVDFLSLAFLVICCSLLVAVKVNQGIGGLL, from the coding sequence ATGCTCGTCGTGCTCATAGCGACCGGGGCTATCGTGAAGGATTACGTTCTGGGCTCGGTCCTCTTTGCCGTCGTCGTCCTCCTCTCCTTCGCAATCGGGCGCGGAAGGATGGCGGCTTCTTTCTCTTTCGCCTATCTCTTTCTCATGGGCATCTTCTGGGTCACGACGATGCTTCCGCCGAACGCCGCCGGAGCCCTCGGCTCGTTCGCCCTGGCCTGCCGCACCTGCATGCCCATCTGCCTGTTCGCGGCGGTCTTCGCGACTACCACCAAGATCGGCGACCTCACGGCCGCCCTCTACGGGATGAGGCTGCCGAAGACGGTTGTCGTTCCGCTGGTGATAGCGGTGCGGTTCTTTCCGACGCTCAAGGAGGAGTCTTCTGCCGTAGCGGACGCGATGAGGGTGAGGGGGCTCGCCCTTTCGCTTAAGAATCTCGTTTCGAAGCCGGCGCTGATGTTCGAATCCGCGGTCGTGCCCGTGATGCTGCGCTGCGCCAAGATCGCAGACGAGCTCGCTGCTGCGGCGGTTGCGCGCGGCATCGACCGGCCCGGGAGGAAGACCTCCTACAACGCGCCCCGGTTCGGACGGGTCGATTTCCTGTCGCTCGCGTTCCTCGTTATCTGCTGCTCGCTTCTCGTAGCCGTGAAGGTCAATCAGGGGATCGGAGGCCTGCTGTGA